A portion of the Hydractinia symbiolongicarpus strain clone_291-10 chromosome 10, HSymV2.1, whole genome shotgun sequence genome contains these proteins:
- the LOC130612815 gene encoding uncharacterized protein LOC130612815, which produces MRLNNDCEKLTCNVFDKEKYVLHIRKLQQSLQHGLVLTKVHRVIEFKQSAWLKPYIEMNTKLRKDAANDFKKDFFKLMNNSVFGKTMENVRKHRDIKLVTTEWRRKKLASAPNYHSTSRFDKKFVAMEMNKVKFVMNKPVYLGLSILDLSKPTMYEFHYDYIKPKFGAGAELCYMDTDSFVYHIKTDDVYKDIAGDVESRFDTSNYSPEDKRPLPIGKNKKKLCLIKDELGGKIMIEFVALRSKMYAYKTLEGHVQKKAKGTKKCVVRKQITFANYLNSLQTSQNLYRTQLTFTSRKHEIFTENLNKIALSVDDDKRLQAQGGFTFAHGSSPGAV; this is translated from the coding sequence ATGCGTCTGAACAACGACTGTGAAAAGTTGACGTGCAATGTGTTTGACAAGGAAAAATACGTGCTGCACATTCGCAAATTGCAGCAGTCACTGCAGCATGGATTGGTTCTCACCAAGGTGCACCGAGTCATTGAGTTCAAGCAAAGTGCTTGGCTGAAACCCTACATTGAAATGAACACAAAGCTGCGAAAGGATGCTGCAAATGACTTtaagaaagacttttttaagcTGATGAATAATAGCGTCTTTGGCAAGACCATGGAGAACGTTCGCAAGCATCGTGACATCAAACTGGTGACAACGGAATGGAGGCGCAAGAAGCTCGCATCAGCTCCAAACTATCACAGCACATCAAGATTTGACAAGAAATTTGTGGCAATGGAAATGAACAAAGTGAAGTTCGTCATGAACAAACCTGTCTACCTCGGCCTCTCCATCTTGGACTTGAGCAAACCCAcgatgtatgagttccactatgaCTACATCAAGCCGAAGTTTGGTGCAGGCGcagagctttgctacatggacacAGATAGTTTCGTCTACCACATCAAAACAGACGATGTCTATAAAGATATCGCAGGTGACGTTGAATCAAGGTTTGACACATCAAATTACAGTCCCGAAGACAAACGTCCCTTGCCCAttggcaaaaacaagaaaaaattgtgCTTAATAAAGGATGAACTTGGTGGCAAAATCATGATCGAATTTGTTGCATTGaggtcaaaaatgtatgcgtacAAGACACTCGAAGGACACGTGCAAAAGAAGGCAAAAGGTACAAAAAAGTGTGTCGTCAGGAAACAGATCACGTTCGCAAACTATTTAAACAGCCTGCAGACCAGTCAAAATTTGTATCGCACGCAACTGACATTTACCAGTCGAAAACACGAGATTTTCACCGAAAACCTGAACAAAATTGCGCTGAGTGTTGATGATGACAAGCGACTTCAAGCTCAAGGTGGGTTCACCTTTGCACATGGAAGCAGTCCTGGAGCGGTTTGA